The Deltaproteobacteria bacterium genome includes a window with the following:
- a CDS encoding molybdenum cofactor biosynthesis protein MoaE, with translation MRNKNQITDKPIPTDELERDLNDPSCGGVVTFVGKVRNHHEGKKVTGLTYEAYAPMAEKVFKTIGSEAVEKFGVKEARIVHRIGPLKIGDVAVWIGVQSPHRAEAFAACQYAIDELKQRAPIWKKEHYMNADSEWVKCHCAEVQIPPNPPFTPRKGPLSGKGGVTNSPPLKKGEKGGFKIAVILAGGQSKRFGSDKVWAPFQGKPLIQISIDALKASSFDVMLSGPRTKLRTLGLPVIEDEMPLEGPLAALKSVWRAIDADRIFVIAVDMPFIQPAIIEKLWEESRDADVTLLQKDDGPSPLPGVYTRRCVPEIDSLIEEGRRDLHSLCEKNLKIRTIDLR, from the coding sequence CAACTGACGAATTGGAACGAGATTTGAACGACCCTTCCTGCGGAGGCGTCGTCACCTTTGTCGGCAAGGTGCGGAATCATCACGAGGGCAAAAAAGTAACGGGCCTGACCTACGAGGCCTATGCCCCGATGGCGGAGAAGGTTTTCAAGACCATCGGCTCCGAGGCGGTGGAAAAATTCGGCGTAAAAGAAGCGAGAATCGTTCATCGCATCGGCCCTTTGAAAATCGGCGATGTCGCCGTCTGGATCGGCGTCCAGTCGCCCCACCGCGCCGAGGCGTTTGCGGCCTGCCAATATGCCATTGACGAGCTGAAGCAAAGGGCGCCGATATGGAAGAAAGAACATTATATGAATGCAGACAGCGAGTGGGTCAAATGTCATTGTGCGGAAGTTCAAATCCCCCCCAACCCCCCTTTTACACCCCGAAAGGGGCCCCTGTCGGGGAAGGGGGGGGTTACAAATTCTCCCCCTTTGAAAAAGGGGGAAAAAGGGGGATTTAAGATTGCCGTCATCTTGGCCGGTGGGCAAAGCAAACGCTTCGGGAGCGACAAGGTCTGGGCGCCCTTTCAGGGAAAGCCGCTGATTCAAATCTCCATCGATGCGCTTAAAGCCTCCAGCTTTGATGTCATGCTGTCGGGGCCGCGAACAAAACTCAGGACGCTCGGCCTTCCCGTGATCGAGGATGAGATGCCGCTCGAAGGACCGCTGGCCGCCCTTAAGAGCGTCTGGCGCGCCATCGATGCGGACAGGATTTTCGTCATTGCCGTTGACATGCCGTTTATCCAGCCGGCAATCATCGAAAAACTCTGGGAAGAAAGTAGAGATGCCGACGTCACTCTTCTTCAAAAAGACGATGGGCCGTCGCCATTGCCGGGTGTTTATACACGTCGGTGTGTCCCGGAAATCGATTCTTTGATCGAAGAGGGACGCCGTGATCTCCACTCCCTGTGTGAGAAAAACCTGAAAATCAGAACGATTGACCTCCG